TCCAACCGGCATTCCAAGCCGGCAAACACCGATCGGTATTCGGGCAGCCGGAAACCGGGCGGGAGCGGGTGGCCGGAGATCCTCTGCAAAAGGCCACACACGGATTGCAATGGCCCGGTAGTGAGGTTAGCGGGGAGTTTCCGCCCCTGGATCCAGTGGTTGCAAATTGCCAAAGTCCCTTGCGGCCCTGCGCCGGCAACGCGGACTGGCTCGGTAGAAAATGGCCGACAAACGGGGATGCCGGCTTTGGATTGGGAGTCGCACCACGCCAATTCTGCCCTCAAGTCGTCAATAGTCCGGGGGGAGTCGGTGATGAGTTTCAAGGCGAAAAGTTGGCCATTTGCATCTTCGACCCGGAAAGTTGCATTGAACCCGTAATGGATGAGTTTGCAGGCTGAGACTTCGATACCAAAGAGTTCCAATGCGGCTAAAGCGGCCGCGTTGAGACGGGTTTTTTCAGGGCAGGTTCGGGGCATAGGGCTGGGCGTCGGCTTGGGCTCTCGCAGGGTGGTCGGTAGACTGAGGAGTATGAAGGTTGGGAATTTCTGCTACCCAATGCCGGCAAACGAGCCGGTGCTGAATTATGCGCCAGGCAGTGCGGAGCGCCGCCGATTGAAAGAGGTTTTGGCCGAACTCAAGGCAAAG
This window of the Armatimonadota bacterium genome carries:
- a CDS encoding aminoglycoside phosphotransferase family protein is translated as MPRTCPEKTRLNAAALAALELFGIEVSACKLIHYGFNATFRVEDANGQLFALKLITDSPRTIDDLRAELAWCDSQSKAGIPVCRPFSTEPVRVAGAGPQGTLAICNHWIQGRKLPANLTTGPLQSVCGLLQRISGHPLPPGFRLPEYRSVFAGLECRLEGPVFSEASAECQEALDTLWRNQPPSALHFDLHNRNVLRFRRQLIAFDFEYSHTAPPAIEVANTVFYYMTKTPRCDVEAIVRQTFSFEPVQISLTERQFQSLILARKLFFANDLFFVANPELDEIKERYATRARIQAEMFLSTGAYSP